The following coding sequences lie in one Anoplolepis gracilipes chromosome 4, ASM4749672v1, whole genome shotgun sequence genomic window:
- the LOC140664972 gene encoding ATP-dependent DNA helicase pif1-like, with product MALNHIQEILKNNGSSCENFELPNPIPVNIYETEYNVDEEKRRGDYLLSTLNDEQKHVYDIVIRAIYNENEPQRLFYIDGFAGSGKTYLFNTFLSVIREKNEMIIPCASTVIAATLLKGGRTYHSLFKLSIPIDDGAKSNIRGNSQAARKLISAKLIIWDEVNMTVGHALTAVDKLLKDLMKNQRPFGGKVILFAGDFRQNLPVVPHAQKAVIIESVKYNPIWRNVTEIKLEQNMGSRELEKKKILHIG from the coding sequence ATGGCTTTAAATCATATACaagaaattctgaaaaataatggAAGTAGTTGTGAAAACTTTGAATTGCCAAATCCAATTCCAGTGAATATTTACGAAACAGAATATAATGTGGATGAAGAAAAAAGACGtggtgattatttattatcaacattAAATGATGAACAAAAACACGTATATGATATAGTCATTAGAGCAATTTACAATGAGAACGAACCTCAGcggttattttatattgacggGTTTGCAGGAAGTGgaaaaacttatctatttaacacatttttgagtgttattcgagaaaaaaacGAGATGATTATTCCATGTGCTTCAACTGTCATTGCTGCAACACTTCTTAAAGGAGGAAGAACTTATCATTCTCTGTTTAAACTTTCAATTCCAATTGATGATGGAGCTAAATCAAATATCAGAGGAAACTCTCAGGCTGCACGAAAATTGATCTCTGCAAAACTCATCATATGGGATGAAGTGAATATGACTGTTGGACATGCCTTAACAGCAGTTGATAAACTCTTGAAGGATCTAATGAAGAATCAAAGACCATTTGGaggaaaagtaattttatttgcaggaGATTTCAGACAAAATCTTCCCGTAGTGCCACATGCACAAAAAGCAGTTATAATTGAATCTGTAAAATACAATCCTATATGGAGGAATGTAACTGAGATTAAATTAGAGCAGAATATGGGGAGCAGAGAActggagaagaaaaagattttgcaTATTGGCTAA